The Kitasatospora paranensis genome has a window encoding:
- a CDS encoding sodium:solute symporter family transporter, which produces MVFLGMCGFLWLFTASGHDDTAMFPTRGTPGKAWHSGLAISGDSLSAVTLMALVGLIAFTGYDGIMLSVGCVMSLVLLALLIAEPLRKAGGHTVGDALARRFPGRSVRTAVAVVTLAVCLPYLVLQLTAISALTCAVLGLTGGTAKTACVIVLGSGMISLALTGGMRGTARIQIVKVIALLLALAVVAVLVLHRFHWNPDRLLGAAASHSLLGDGFLGPGALYGHGWSGMANRIGQLISLALGIGFLPQVTMRVLAAPPGRATRTAMHWAVAQFLAVSAFLVVIGLGTAAILGSPALHQADPSGSSALLLITNTLKPNGVLVSVVICVVFLTALTTVTDVTLAAATSMARDLTPGEADRHDTPTRRQEHRARWAAALAGVVTIAVAVKAVDWNLLVLTTLALTLSSSGLAPVLFYGLLWPRFTARGALWCLYGSSVLGLLLIAVSPLISGSPAAAFPGWDFHRTTLANPALVTVPVGFALGWLGSITDRRDSAAEHYGKLATASLVGRSTG; this is translated from the coding sequence ATGGTGTTCCTCGGCATGTGCGGGTTCCTCTGGCTTTTCACCGCCTCGGGCCACGACGACACCGCGATGTTCCCCACCCGGGGCACCCCCGGGAAGGCCTGGCACAGTGGCCTGGCCATCAGCGGCGACAGCCTGTCGGCGGTGACCCTGATGGCGCTGGTCGGCCTCATCGCGTTCACCGGCTACGACGGCATCATGCTCTCCGTCGGCTGTGTCATGAGTCTCGTGCTGCTCGCACTGCTCATCGCCGAACCCCTGCGCAAGGCCGGCGGCCACACCGTCGGCGACGCCCTCGCCCGCCGGTTCCCCGGACGCTCCGTCCGCACCGCGGTCGCCGTGGTGACCCTGGCCGTCTGTCTTCCCTACCTGGTGCTCCAGCTCACCGCCATCAGCGCGCTGACCTGTGCCGTCCTCGGTCTGACCGGCGGCACGGCCAAGACAGCCTGCGTCATCGTCCTCGGCAGCGGCATGATCTCGCTCGCCCTCACCGGGGGCATGCGCGGCACTGCCCGCATCCAGATCGTCAAGGTGATCGCCCTGCTGCTGGCGCTGGCCGTGGTCGCCGTCCTCGTCCTGCACCGCTTCCACTGGAACCCCGACCGCCTGCTCGGCGCGGCCGCCTCGCACAGCCTGCTCGGCGACGGGTTCCTCGGCCCCGGCGCCCTGTACGGCCATGGGTGGAGCGGTATGGCGAACCGCATCGGGCAGTTGATCTCCCTCGCGCTGGGGATCGGGTTCCTCCCGCAGGTCACCATGCGGGTCCTGGCCGCCCCGCCCGGCCGGGCCACCCGGACGGCCATGCACTGGGCGGTCGCCCAGTTCCTCGCGGTCTCCGCCTTCCTCGTCGTGATCGGCCTGGGCACCGCCGCCATCCTCGGCAGTCCCGCCCTCCACCAAGCCGATCCGAGCGGGAGCAGCGCCCTGCTGCTCATCACGAACACCCTGAAGCCGAACGGCGTGCTGGTGTCGGTGGTGATCTGCGTGGTGTTTCTCACCGCGCTGACCACCGTCACCGACGTCACCCTGGCCGCCGCCACGTCGATGGCGCGCGACCTCACCCCGGGCGAAGCGGATCGGCACGACACACCGACCCGCCGACAGGAGCACCGCGCCCGCTGGGCCGCAGCGCTGGCCGGCGTGGTCACCATCGCCGTCGCCGTGAAGGCCGTCGACTGGAACCTGCTGGTCCTGACCACGCTTGCGCTGACCCTGTCCTCGTCCGGACTGGCACCCGTCCTGTTCTACGGCCTGCTCTGGCCGAGGTTCACCGCCAGGGGTGCGTTGTGGTGCCTCTACGGCTCGTCGGTGCTGGGCCTGCTGCTCATCGCCGTCTCCCCGCTGATCTCCGGCAGCCCCGCCGCCGCCTTCCCCGGCTGGGACTTCCACCGGACGACGCTGGCCAATCCCGCACTGGTGACCGTGCCCGTCGGATTCGCCCTCGGCTGGCTCGGCAGCATCACGGACCGCCGCGACTCCGCGGCGGAGCACTACGGGAAGCTGGCGACGGCCTCGCTCGTCGGGCGGTCCACGGGCTGA
- a CDS encoding DUF485 domain-containing protein encodes MTFPTQSRHGRRTGPPPAVDDEPFPHAAVDALIAAVCRLRRRHAGRLVVGYLLLVAVVAAAPAFLHHRVAGHVSVALLLVLAQLVIVVWSMAGHRRGAGRLDEDIEQFRHYLAEREHRRQGAW; translated from the coding sequence TTGACGTTCCCCACACAGTCCCGGCACGGCCGGCGGACCGGACCGCCGCCCGCAGTGGACGACGAGCCGTTCCCGCACGCGGCCGTGGACGCGCTGATCGCCGCGGTGTGCCGGCTACGGCGCCGCCACGCGGGGCGGCTCGTCGTGGGCTATCTGCTCCTCGTCGCGGTCGTCGCCGCCGCGCCGGCGTTCCTGCACCACCGGGTGGCCGGGCACGTGTCCGTCGCCCTGCTGCTGGTGCTCGCGCAGCTCGTCATCGTCGTCTGGAGCATGGCGGGCCACCGCCGTGGAGCCGGACGACTCGACGAGGACATCGAGCAGTTCCGGCACTACCTGGCAGAGCGCGAGCACCGCCGACAGGGGGCGTGGTGA
- a CDS encoding ABC transporter ATP-binding protein, which yields MSDRIETPTREVPALVVEGATVRFAGLTAMDAVSFTVAPGTIHALIGPNGAGKSTCFNVLSGVYRTASGCVRFGDVDVTALPPHRIAALGVARTFQNIVLTRGTVAHNLMLGRHTLTRAGFTATALRLPSAVREQRRHRERVREIAEFTGLGDRFDTQVDLLPYGDRKRVELARALCMEPKLLLLDEPVAGMNTAERVAMAQTITAIRDTLGISILIVEHDMGLIMRIADEVTVLDFGRRIGGGTPEHVQSDPAVIRAYLGTGTEPAPDPESEPEPESDEPTRADATTGSGRGGGADDANTEENR from the coding sequence ATGAGCGACCGCATCGAGACGCCGACCCGCGAGGTGCCCGCCTTGGTGGTCGAAGGGGCCACCGTGCGGTTCGCCGGCCTCACCGCCATGGACGCCGTGAGCTTCACCGTGGCACCGGGGACGATCCACGCACTGATCGGCCCGAACGGGGCCGGCAAGTCGACCTGCTTCAACGTCCTGTCCGGCGTCTACCGGACAGCCTCGGGGTGTGTCCGCTTCGGCGACGTGGACGTGACCGCGCTGCCTCCGCACCGGATCGCCGCGCTCGGCGTGGCCAGGACCTTCCAGAACATCGTGCTGACCCGCGGCACCGTCGCCCACAATTTGATGCTGGGCCGGCACACGCTCACCCGCGCCGGGTTCACGGCCACCGCACTGCGTCTGCCCTCCGCCGTCCGCGAGCAGCGCCGTCACCGCGAACGCGTCCGGGAGATCGCCGAGTTCACCGGGCTCGGGGACAGGTTCGACACCCAGGTCGACCTGCTGCCGTACGGCGACCGCAAGCGGGTCGAGCTGGCGCGCGCCCTGTGCATGGAACCGAAGCTCCTGCTCCTCGACGAGCCGGTGGCCGGGATGAACACGGCGGAGCGGGTCGCGATGGCGCAGACCATCACCGCGATCCGGGACACCCTCGGCATCTCGATCCTGATCGTCGAGCACGACATGGGCCTGATCATGCGGATCGCCGACGAGGTGACCGTCCTGGACTTCGGCCGCCGGATCGGCGGCGGCACCCCCGAGCACGTCCAGAGCGACCCCGCCGTGATCCGCGCCTACCTCGGCACCGGCACCGAGCCGGCTCCGGACCCCGAATCGGAGCCCGAACCGGAGTCGGACGAGCCGACGCGTGCCGACGCGACCACCGGATCCGGCCGGGGCGGCGGCGCGGACGACGCGAACACGGAGGAGAACCGGTGA
- a CDS encoding CHAP domain-containing protein, with amino-acid sequence MKNIRTMLTVAGTALAMAVPLIGATTAPAFAASRDGVCDSGEFCYYYNSDEAGSVSDFTGSISDLGDTQPTCYEFKSAGSGQGICTKNNAASVWNRTSHTVRVYFNSNYGGASQDFAPGAKGNLNTTLKNNEASHQFLTSGGSGNQTPTNDFDHGTRGFAADNCTAFAAYRIASRLGVPNFSNSYGGTTWGNAGTWDDAARRVGVTVNTTPTVGAIAVNDVHKVGHVAYVNAVYSDGSFDVEEYNWNNPLAYGTRSHVHVSSAQSDFQWMLHF; translated from the coding sequence ATGAAGAACATACGCACCATGCTCACCGTCGCCGGCACCGCACTCGCCATGGCCGTCCCCCTCATCGGCGCCACCACCGCCCCCGCCTTCGCCGCCTCCCGCGACGGAGTCTGCGACTCCGGCGAGTTCTGCTACTACTACAACAGCGACGAAGCCGGCTCCGTCTCCGACTTCACCGGCTCCATCAGCGACCTCGGCGACACCCAGCCCACCTGCTACGAATTCAAGAGCGCCGGCTCCGGCCAGGGCATCTGCACCAAGAACAACGCCGCATCCGTATGGAACCGCACCAGCCACACCGTCCGCGTCTACTTCAACAGCAACTACGGCGGCGCCAGCCAGGACTTCGCCCCCGGCGCCAAGGGCAACCTCAACACCACCCTCAAGAACAACGAAGCCTCCCACCAGTTCCTCACCAGCGGCGGCAGCGGCAACCAGACCCCCACCAACGACTTCGACCACGGCACCCGCGGCTTCGCCGCCGACAACTGCACCGCCTTCGCCGCCTACCGCATCGCCAGCCGCCTCGGCGTCCCCAACTTCAGCAACTCCTACGGCGGCACCACCTGGGGCAACGCCGGCACCTGGGACGACGCCGCCCGCCGCGTCGGCGTCACCGTCAACACCACCCCCACCGTCGGCGCCATCGCCGTCAACGACGTCCACAAGGTCGGCCACGTCGCCTACGTCAACGCCGTCTACTCCGACGGCTCCTTCGACGTCGAGGAATACAACTGGAACAACCCCCTCGCCTACGGCACCCGCAGCCACGTCCACGTCAGCAGCGCCCAGTCCGACTTCCAGTGGATGCTCCACTTCTAA
- a CDS encoding peptidoglycan-binding protein produces the protein MTTATKTRNTATRLLTAIALLSGLVLSAAQAHATTPPPPTQAPAATTTTLPVVDMEATVLAAQIDPRRADNTLTPGAKDSVLAVERALQARGLLDAKWVDGYFGTTTITAYAAYQRSLGYTGLAANGLPGATSLTTLGQGRYTITHQIGPGAKLQRDGYTIDTRTQNMLTEAERLAGLHLTLSQGSYNPGGDPTSAGTHDGGGVVDINIDTMSTATRTTVAKALRQVGFAAWIRNPTQGDWPWHIHAAAINDTDLSTQAQNQTGDYYLGLNGLANHAPDDGPRIPIQTWEEYQRTH, from the coding sequence ATGACAACCGCCACCAAGACCCGCAACACCGCCACCCGACTCCTCACCGCCATCGCCCTCCTGAGCGGCCTCGTACTCAGCGCCGCACAGGCCCACGCCACGACCCCACCACCACCCACCCAGGCCCCCGCGGCCACCACCACCACGCTCCCCGTCGTGGACATGGAAGCCACCGTCCTCGCCGCCCAGATCGACCCCCGACGCGCCGACAACACACTCACCCCAGGCGCCAAGGACTCCGTCCTCGCCGTCGAACGGGCCCTGCAGGCCCGCGGCCTCCTCGACGCCAAATGGGTCGACGGCTACTTCGGCACCACCACCATCACCGCCTACGCCGCCTACCAGCGCTCCCTCGGCTACACCGGCCTCGCCGCCAACGGACTGCCCGGCGCCACCTCCCTCACCACACTCGGCCAGGGCCGATACACCATCACCCACCAGATCGGCCCCGGCGCCAAGCTCCAACGCGACGGCTACACCATCGACACCCGCACCCAGAACATGCTCACCGAAGCCGAACGCCTCGCCGGCCTCCACCTCACCCTCTCCCAGGGCTCCTACAACCCCGGCGGCGACCCCACCTCCGCCGGCACCCACGACGGCGGCGGCGTCGTCGACATCAACATCGACACCATGTCCACCGCCACCCGCACCACCGTCGCCAAGGCACTGCGACAGGTCGGATTCGCCGCCTGGATCCGCAACCCCACCCAGGGCGACTGGCCCTGGCACATCCACGCCGCCGCGATCAACGACACCGACCTCTCCACCCAGGCCCAGAACCAGACCGGCGACTACTACCTCGGCCTCAACGGCCTCGCCAACCACGCCCCCGACGACGGCCCCCGCATCCCCATCCAGACCTGGGAGGAATACCAGCGCACCCACTGA